From Granulicella sp. WH15, the proteins below share one genomic window:
- a CDS encoding capsule assembly Wzi family protein, with the protein MLDASSNAQDIRNDFQAFEILTALQREFGEEDESEKLSLGCEGVYTRLQGITGLTLRDSFGLGQTLNNDYGRPYQTGFNTVDGVSGSAEYGRFSLYVRGEYQHAPSAAGYDPALVSILSYINGTPITSTSVHPTIPAGPIASTNVFRIMEANISYRLLDHEISFGKSDHWLAPTKGGSFLYSNNAENIYAFQIDRTEPLSVPLLSRLTGPFRYEFFVGSLKGHSAPNDPWLHTEKISFKPTANVEIGFARSTIWGGKGHAPITIHSFLKSFFSFQNVPVTQKNSRDDPGARFGTFDFSWRLPFLSHRLTLYTDSLVHDDVSPVSAPRHAGVRPGLFLSRIPGAPKFDLRVEGMSTDPPTGRSIDGDYLYVEAVQVQGYTNKSFIMGDSLGREGKGGQGWLTYHISPRELVQFEFRHSKNAKDFIPSGTTQNSFDFRVVKRLHDHLELSADVQHEWWKAPVYKPGEQTNTVATFQLTIHPEHKTAP; encoded by the coding sequence ATGCTCGATGCAAGCTCAAACGCACAAGATATACGAAACGATTTTCAGGCGTTCGAAATACTTACTGCTCTTCAGCGTGAATTTGGTGAGGAAGACGAGTCGGAGAAGCTTTCCTTGGGGTGCGAAGGCGTTTATACGCGCTTGCAGGGCATTACCGGTCTAACCCTGCGAGACAGTTTCGGTCTCGGGCAAACACTTAACAATGATTACGGTCGCCCATATCAGACCGGCTTTAATACGGTCGATGGAGTAAGCGGAAGCGCAGAGTATGGCCGCTTCAGTTTGTACGTGCGAGGAGAGTATCAACATGCGCCTAGTGCCGCGGGCTATGATCCTGCTCTCGTCTCTATCCTGTCCTACATTAACGGCACTCCTATAACTAGCACCTCTGTGCATCCTACGATTCCCGCGGGTCCCATTGCCTCTACCAATGTATTCCGCATCATGGAGGCGAATATTTCCTACCGCTTGCTGGATCACGAAATATCATTCGGCAAGAGTGATCACTGGCTGGCTCCGACCAAGGGTGGAAGTTTTCTCTACAGCAATAATGCGGAAAATATCTATGCGTTTCAGATCGACCGTACTGAACCTCTTTCTGTGCCCTTGCTTTCACGCCTGACCGGACCATTCCGCTATGAGTTTTTTGTCGGTAGCCTCAAAGGCCATTCCGCCCCTAATGATCCTTGGTTGCACACCGAAAAAATTAGCTTCAAGCCTACTGCCAATGTCGAGATAGGGTTTGCGCGTTCTACGATTTGGGGAGGCAAAGGCCACGCGCCCATCACGATCCACTCCTTCCTTAAGAGTTTCTTTAGCTTCCAGAATGTGCCTGTTACGCAGAAGAACTCGAGAGATGATCCGGGGGCCAGATTTGGCACGTTCGATTTCAGCTGGCGACTTCCATTTCTGTCCCACAGGCTTACCTTGTATACGGATTCGCTCGTCCACGACGATGTGAGTCCGGTATCTGCTCCACGTCATGCTGGTGTGCGTCCTGGCCTCTTTTTGTCCCGCATTCCTGGAGCTCCGAAATTCGATCTTCGGGTCGAGGGCATGAGCACTGATCCTCCGACAGGTCGCAGTATTGACGGAGACTACCTCTATGTGGAGGCTGTTCAGGTGCAGGGATATACGAACAAAAGTTTCATTATGGGAGACTCTCTTGGTCGAGAAGGAAAGGGGGGGCAAGGATGGCTGACCTACCACATATCGCCACGTGAATTAGTCCAATTCGAGTTCCGGCACTCAAAGAATGCCAAGGACTTTATTCCCTCGGGAACCACTCAGAATAGCTTCGACTTTCGCGTGGTCAAACGTTTGCACGATCATCTGGAGTTGTCCGCTGACGTCCAGCACGAGTGGTGGAAGGCACCGGTGTATAAGCCTGGAGAGCAGACCAATACTGTTGCCACATTCCAGCTCACAATACACCCCGAACACAAAACCGCACCGTAA
- a CDS encoding acyltransferase, whose protein sequence is MKQALESKGPIRIGRNCFLGYRAAVLPGVTLGEGCVVGINAVVTRSFPAHSMLAGVPAKVIRTFDHSTQTWVSVS, encoded by the coding sequence ATGAAGCAAGCACTCGAGAGCAAGGGGCCTATTCGAATCGGTCGCAACTGCTTTCTAGGATATCGCGCGGCAGTTCTGCCGGGCGTGACGCTTGGTGAGGGGTGCGTAGTTGGTATAAACGCCGTTGTCACACGATCTTTCCCAGCTCACTCTATGCTCGCTGGAGTTCCGGCTAAGGTTATCCGTACCTTCGATCACTCTACCCAGACTTGGGTTTCGGTATCTTAA
- a CDS encoding MATE family efflux transporter: protein MRSLRWTVAKNALSNIVRGGATAIVAVALPHFLVHSLDRDRFAAWSLILQIAAYASFLDFGLQTAIARFVAQALELGKHEHVRKLIETAFAMLSIAALISLALLLLIVFHAGIFFYGVPSSILHEFQVAALIMALGAVLLLPLSTFTGVLIGMHQNEFTAYAVGGSRLIGATIAIIASHYTRSLITIALCVAVPNLLGGLLQMYIVGQRLASARLERLAIDRNAAVGFLHYCAGLTVWAFGMLLVSGLDITIVGHYQFESAGYYAVAATLTSIFASANSSILSALLAPFAAMQARGRLDQMRVIVIHATRINTFMNVAVTAIVIAYGKMLLGLWVGEIYAKQAYPVLVVLMATQTLRLFASGYSIALIATGYQNSGIFPVLIEAVVNLVMSLYLVQRRGALGVAYGSFIGAVVAIPALFVFCVGIKEGLNISRFDLGFRGILVGMLPVLPAFACAILVIRLHQFRLLPIVGWLVSIVIGFFVFKLTQRQWSTATLAAR, encoded by the coding sequence ATGAGAAGCCTGCGCTGGACAGTTGCTAAGAATGCTTTATCCAATATTGTGAGGGGTGGAGCTACGGCCATTGTTGCAGTCGCCCTACCTCATTTTCTTGTTCATAGTCTTGACCGCGACCGGTTTGCCGCATGGTCGCTCATCCTTCAGATCGCCGCGTATGCTTCATTCCTTGATTTCGGCTTACAAACAGCGATTGCCCGCTTTGTAGCACAGGCGTTGGAGTTGGGAAAGCACGAACACGTGCGAAAGCTCATTGAAACGGCCTTTGCAATGCTTTCGATAGCTGCGTTAATATCATTGGCGCTCCTCCTGCTTATTGTCTTTCATGCAGGGATCTTCTTTTATGGCGTTCCTTCGTCGATTCTCCACGAGTTTCAGGTTGCAGCACTCATCATGGCACTTGGAGCAGTTCTGCTGCTTCCCTTGTCCACTTTTACCGGCGTGCTCATTGGAATGCATCAAAATGAGTTCACAGCCTACGCCGTGGGTGGGAGCCGACTGATAGGTGCGACGATTGCAATCATAGCTTCACACTACACTCGGTCGCTTATCACAATTGCTCTGTGTGTGGCCGTTCCCAATCTATTGGGTGGGCTGCTACAGATGTACATCGTGGGGCAACGGCTTGCTAGTGCGCGTCTTGAGCGGCTCGCTATCGATCGGAATGCGGCGGTGGGCTTTCTTCACTACTGCGCGGGCCTCACTGTATGGGCATTCGGCATGTTATTGGTTTCTGGCCTGGATATCACCATCGTCGGACATTATCAGTTTGAATCTGCTGGTTACTATGCTGTTGCTGCAACACTCACGTCTATCTTCGCAAGCGCCAACAGTTCAATACTGAGTGCCCTCTTGGCACCGTTTGCTGCAATGCAGGCAAGAGGAAGACTCGATCAGATGCGCGTGATCGTTATCCACGCAACTCGCATCAATACTTTCATGAATGTTGCAGTCACGGCGATCGTGATCGCCTACGGTAAAATGTTATTGGGACTTTGGGTGGGGGAGATTTACGCTAAGCAAGCTTACCCGGTCTTGGTCGTCCTCATGGCTACACAGACACTTCGGCTTTTCGCGAGCGGTTATTCCATTGCTCTTATCGCCACCGGCTATCAAAACAGTGGGATTTTTCCTGTTTTGATAGAGGCTGTTGTCAACCTTGTCATGAGCTTATACTTGGTACAACGGCGCGGCGCGCTCGGAGTTGCCTATGGCTCGTTCATTGGTGCGGTTGTTGCTATTCCTGCACTCTTTGTTTTTTGTGTAGGCATCAAGGAAGGGCTTAACATCAGCAGATTCGATCTAGGGTTTAGGGGAATCCTCGTAGGCATGTTGCCCGTTTTGCCCGCATTTGCCTGTGCCATTCTCGTTATCCGTCTACATCAATTCCGGTTGCTCCCTATTGTGGGTTGGTTGGTGTCGATCGTAATTGGCTTTTTTGTGTTCAAACTGACACAAAGACAATGGTCCACTGCTACTTTGGCTGCTCGGTAA
- a CDS encoding glycosyltransferase family 2 protein has product MHKVGIVTVTFNSANVLPDFLKSLEGQDHPSFHLYAIDNASSDDTISILKSWQMPQLTIVANDFNAGVAGGNNQGITAALADGCDSILLLNNDVVFGLDLIRLLIAGLSDYACNMAVPLIYYYDPPKKIWCAGGTFQARYAARGIHYGEDEFDRGQFEQSRLIEYSPTCCTLIKREVFDVIGLMDERYFVYVDDNDFMYRAFKAGFKTFYLPHVKLWHKVNSLTGTDSPFAQRYLSRNRALFIRKHFGWWTVMRMTLIYRAIYCYRLLIGKDNFAAFERRQAGWTEGLGIR; this is encoded by the coding sequence TTGCACAAAGTTGGCATTGTAACGGTAACTTTTAATAGCGCGAATGTGCTACCAGACTTCTTGAAGTCTCTGGAAGGGCAAGATCATCCAAGCTTCCATCTTTATGCAATCGACAATGCGTCCAGCGACGATACGATTTCCATACTCAAGTCGTGGCAGATGCCGCAACTGACGATAGTTGCTAACGATTTCAATGCTGGCGTAGCGGGTGGCAATAATCAGGGCATCACTGCTGCCCTTGCAGATGGATGCGACTCGATTCTGCTCTTGAATAACGATGTCGTGTTCGGATTGGACCTGATCCGGCTACTTATCGCGGGCCTTAGCGACTACGCATGTAATATGGCGGTTCCTCTGATCTATTACTATGATCCACCAAAGAAGATCTGGTGTGCTGGTGGTACATTTCAGGCCAGGTATGCCGCCCGCGGTATCCACTATGGGGAAGATGAGTTTGATCGCGGACAATTCGAGCAATCTCGGCTCATTGAATACTCGCCTACATGTTGCACTCTAATAAAACGCGAGGTTTTCGACGTGATTGGCCTTATGGACGAGCGTTACTTCGTCTATGTGGATGACAACGACTTCATGTACCGGGCATTTAAGGCTGGTTTCAAGACGTTCTATTTGCCCCATGTAAAGCTGTGGCACAAGGTGAACAGCCTTACGGGGACAGATTCTCCTTTTGCCCAGCGATACCTTTCTCGCAACCGGGCACTCTTCATCAGGAAGCACTTTGGCTGGTGGACCGTCATGAGGATGACACTTATCTATCGAGCCATCTACTGCTATAGATTACTCATCGGGAAAGACAACTTCGCAGCCTTTGAGCGCCGTCAGGCAGGCTGGACTGAAGGGCTTGGTATCCGCTGA
- a CDS encoding SDR family NAD(P)-dependent oxidoreductase, giving the protein MTQNILITGGAGFIGTHLAKTLLKQGHTVTLLDNFSPQIHGEKAEIHADLQGRVRLVRGDVRDASVWEAVVPGHQVIVNLAAETGTGQSMYEVMKYEQVNLAGTALLYDLLARNSNHGVLRIIGASSRAIYGEGAYRCSEHGLIYPRPRSSAEKKLGHFDPLCPVCGSKCRSVPTPESAPFQPASFYGLTKQVQEQMTLLFGEVLGIPSFALRYQNVYGPGQSLKNPYTGILAIFSNLARVGSDINVFEDGEESRDFVYIDDVVSATMACIDSSETTSHAVNVGSNEHVTVMQVAQAVNDYFGGKSKVQVNGAFREGDIRHGSADLTLARSLLGYEPKTPFAVGVREFLAWAEQSEPELSGYERSLAELKQKGLMHQAD; this is encoded by the coding sequence TTGACTCAAAATATATTGATTACGGGCGGCGCGGGATTTATCGGAACACACCTTGCTAAGACGCTTCTGAAGCAAGGTCATACCGTGACCCTTCTCGATAACTTCAGCCCTCAAATCCATGGCGAAAAGGCAGAAATACACGCTGATCTTCAAGGCAGGGTTCGCCTCGTACGTGGCGACGTCCGTGATGCTTCTGTTTGGGAAGCGGTTGTTCCAGGACACCAAGTCATTGTGAATCTGGCTGCTGAGACCGGAACCGGTCAGTCCATGTACGAGGTTATGAAGTACGAACAAGTTAATCTGGCTGGTACGGCACTGCTCTACGATTTGCTTGCGCGAAATTCGAATCATGGAGTTCTGCGTATCATTGGTGCCTCTTCACGGGCAATCTATGGTGAAGGTGCCTATAGGTGCTCCGAGCATGGATTAATATACCCAAGGCCACGTTCTTCTGCGGAGAAGAAGCTTGGCCACTTCGATCCCTTATGTCCTGTATGTGGATCGAAGTGCCGATCTGTTCCCACACCGGAAAGCGCACCATTCCAGCCAGCTTCATTTTACGGGCTCACGAAGCAGGTTCAGGAGCAGATGACCCTGCTGTTTGGGGAAGTCCTCGGGATTCCATCTTTTGCGCTCCGCTATCAAAATGTGTATGGACCAGGCCAGTCATTGAAGAATCCATACACTGGAATTCTAGCTATATTTTCGAACTTGGCTCGCGTCGGATCGGACATCAATGTCTTCGAAGATGGCGAAGAGAGTCGCGATTTTGTTTACATCGACGATGTCGTAAGCGCAACCATGGCTTGCATAGATAGTTCCGAGACTACCTCCCATGCCGTGAACGTAGGTTCCAATGAGCATGTAACCGTGATGCAGGTGGCGCAAGCTGTAAATGACTACTTCGGCGGGAAATCCAAAGTTCAGGTTAATGGTGCTTTTCGAGAAGGAGATATTCGCCATGGTTCGGCAGATCTCACGCTCGCTCGCTCACTGCTAGGGTATGAGCCTAAAACCCCATTCGCTGTCGGTGTCCGGGAGTTTCTGGCCTGGGCTGAACAGAGCGAACCAGAACTCTCCGGATACGAACGTTCACTTGCCGAGTTGAAGCAAAAGGGATTAATGCACCAGGCGGACTGA
- a CDS encoding glycosyl hydrolase family 28-related protein: MARLSLGRSILDFGGVGDGKTDNALAFQKAMKALSAAGGGTLLVPAGLYVTSATLVFSLPVPITIRGDSSKTSIIHYVGKGDAIFVGPQVVSVKQHLYVHLTLSSLGLTGTAVSSNGIHIVDASEFFLKDLIVSGFGRDGMRASASQYGHISDTTFAANGAHGLNFSIGILKDGRGVIQNNTWELNNVYFMANQGWGYRDQDGFGISCHNCTFQSNRAGGSLETADTDDEVGEPAPGVPTTGIQPSNNIYENCHWEWNSNINQYIQFGQRIRTVEPLYASTSAANGDWIIGSHASTGMVLEQPFWLSVGPHIVIYGGDHHRVDTGGVPVTLNHSTHSYFYFGSEVFSDSSAGPSPK, encoded by the coding sequence ATGGCCCGACTATCGCTTGGACGATCCATTCTTGATTTTGGAGGCGTTGGCGATGGCAAGACAGATAATGCCCTAGCCTTTCAAAAGGCGATGAAAGCATTGAGCGCTGCTGGGGGCGGAACACTCCTGGTGCCTGCAGGTCTCTATGTGACCTCAGCAACTCTTGTTTTTTCATTGCCCGTCCCAATAACAATCCGCGGTGATAGTTCAAAGACTTCTATTATCCACTATGTCGGCAAAGGCGATGCAATCTTTGTGGGTCCACAGGTTGTGAGCGTCAAGCAGCATCTGTATGTCCATCTAACATTGAGCAGCTTAGGCCTGACCGGGACAGCGGTTTCGAGCAATGGAATCCATATTGTGGATGCATCAGAGTTTTTTCTCAAAGATCTCATTGTCTCCGGTTTTGGCCGGGACGGGATGAGAGCTTCCGCATCCCAGTATGGACATATCTCGGATACTACTTTTGCGGCAAATGGTGCCCATGGACTCAATTTCTCCATAGGAATCTTGAAAGATGGTAGGGGAGTTATTCAGAACAACACATGGGAACTCAACAACGTCTACTTCATGGCTAATCAAGGTTGGGGGTATCGAGACCAAGACGGATTCGGCATCTCGTGCCATAACTGTACATTCCAGTCGAACAGAGCGGGAGGTAGCTTGGAGACGGCCGATACGGATGATGAGGTGGGAGAACCCGCTCCTGGGGTCCCCACAACAGGGATACAGCCATCGAATAACATATATGAAAACTGCCATTGGGAATGGAACTCAAACATTAACCAATACATTCAGTTTGGTCAGCGAATTCGAACGGTGGAACCACTCTATGCTTCAACATCAGCGGCTAACGGAGATTGGATCATTGGCTCCCACGCTTCCACGGGGATGGTTTTGGAGCAACCTTTTTGGTTATCCGTAGGTCCACATATTGTCATTTACGGTGGAGATCATCATCGTGTGGATACAGGCGGCGTGCCAGTTACATTGAATCACTCAACACATTCTTACTTCTACTTCGGCAGTGAAGTCTTTTCCGACAGTTCAGCAGGACCAAGTCCAAAATGA
- a CDS encoding glycosyltransferase, producing the protein MNSVPVKTLLMPIPSLRMSGGNKEALRLAEELQLGGVDIRIVTLWRSQHELTSSNVPIVHLSSYLADRFNARVQYPILLLRFLFYVLALTRSSEGCKNALILTHFSTFPLAWLAPHLAWYCFNQDVEWMFVADGPKRTLLRKLILATSRRASVITTNAYISSLYLQEGIQPLGQASIWPPKSWLSHAVSGERDIDVVMLLRRGHMKRLDLYLEILAQLNRVGISSAVVTPDSEIRASVAGLAGSCFLRPTDEEIKQLYGRSKIFLLLSDTEGFGLPPLESMGSGCVPLCRDSGGPRCYMDGAFVGNLMSLDATIPEILLRLQMLLADPGGLLAFSLEARRRFEIGLLSTIAQRKECITRLLKILTIDP; encoded by the coding sequence ATGAACTCAGTGCCCGTGAAAACACTCTTGATGCCTATCCCGTCCCTCCGGATGTCGGGAGGAAACAAGGAAGCATTGCGCCTGGCCGAAGAGTTGCAGTTAGGGGGGGTGGACATAAGGATCGTAACTCTGTGGAGGAGCCAGCACGAACTGACATCGTCCAATGTGCCCATAGTTCATCTGTCTTCGTATCTTGCAGACCGCTTCAATGCGAGAGTGCAGTATCCGATTCTGCTCTTGCGCTTTCTTTTTTATGTTCTCGCACTGACTCGATCTTCTGAAGGTTGCAAGAATGCGTTGATCCTCACGCATTTCTCGACGTTCCCGCTGGCATGGTTGGCGCCGCATCTAGCTTGGTATTGTTTCAATCAGGATGTGGAATGGATGTTCGTTGCGGACGGGCCAAAACGGACGTTGCTACGCAAACTCATTCTTGCAACAAGCCGGCGTGCAAGCGTGATTACGACCAACGCTTACATCTCGAGTCTCTATCTACAAGAAGGAATCCAACCGTTAGGGCAGGCCTCCATTTGGCCTCCAAAGTCATGGCTGTCTCATGCAGTGAGTGGCGAACGCGATATTGATGTGGTAATGCTACTGCGGCGAGGTCATATGAAACGCTTGGATCTCTATTTAGAGATTCTGGCGCAACTAAACAGAGTCGGTATCTCCTCTGCTGTCGTGACTCCTGACTCCGAGATTCGAGCTAGTGTGGCTGGGCTTGCTGGTTCTTGCTTCCTTCGTCCGACCGACGAAGAAATAAAACAACTTTATGGGAGATCAAAAATATTCCTGCTGTTGAGCGATACTGAGGGATTTGGATTGCCTCCGCTGGAGTCGATGGGGTCCGGGTGTGTTCCGCTCTGTCGCGATTCTGGAGGTCCTCGGTGCTACATGGATGGGGCATTTGTCGGAAACCTTATGTCTTTGGATGCCACCATTCCCGAAATATTGTTGCGTTTGCAGATGCTGCTTGCCGACCCGGGAGGCCTGTTAGCCTTTTCGCTTGAAGCCAGGCGGCGATTTGAGATAGGGCTATTGTCTACTATTGCGCAACGCAAAGAATGCATCACCAGGCTTCTGAAGATTTTGACAATAGATCCTTAG
- a CDS encoding 2OG-Fe(II) oxygenase, translating into MNRREYAAIIESRLREESDRLSREFGEHTVQSCYIDNLLPEDEVKKINAAFPDKDTMMLKKSLRENKYVAAQMDKYNPILEEIIYAFQDPRVVKAVEEITGIQEMLPDTHLYAGGISLMAKNNFLNPHLDNSHDKDRKLYRVLNLLFYVTPDWSTENGGNLELWDDGPKKPQREITSHFNRLALMATHKTSWHSVSEVKVDRSRCCVSNYYFSEKPLEEHEYFHVTSFRGRPEQPVRDVILQTDIALRQSIRKIFKKGVVENSHVYLKDEETNELPGASGKS; encoded by the coding sequence ATGAACCGTAGAGAATATGCCGCGATTATTGAGTCTCGGTTGCGCGAAGAGAGCGACCGGCTGAGCAGGGAGTTTGGTGAGCACACTGTTCAGAGTTGCTACATCGACAACTTACTGCCGGAAGATGAGGTCAAGAAGATCAACGCGGCTTTTCCCGACAAAGATACGATGATGCTCAAGAAGAGTCTTCGGGAAAACAAGTATGTAGCAGCGCAAATGGATAAATACAACCCGATTTTGGAGGAGATTATTTATGCGTTCCAAGACCCGAGAGTGGTCAAGGCCGTAGAGGAAATCACCGGGATCCAAGAGATGCTTCCAGATACGCATTTGTATGCTGGAGGTATCAGTCTGATGGCTAAAAATAACTTCTTAAATCCCCACTTGGATAATTCTCACGATAAGGATCGAAAACTCTACCGCGTATTGAACCTTCTTTTTTATGTAACTCCGGATTGGAGTACAGAGAATGGAGGCAATCTCGAACTTTGGGATGATGGCCCCAAAAAACCGCAGCGAGAAATTACCAGTCACTTTAATCGTCTCGCTTTGATGGCAACCCATAAGACATCCTGGCATTCTGTAAGCGAAGTAAAGGTGGATCGCTCTCGCTGCTGCGTATCAAATTATTATTTTTCTGAGAAGCCGCTAGAAGAGCACGAGTATTTTCATGTCACGTCGTTTCGGGGTCGACCGGAGCAACCGGTACGCGACGTCATTTTGCAAACCGACATCGCTCTTAGGCAGAGTATCCGTAAGATATTCAAAAAGGGAGTTGTTGAAAATTCTCACGTCTATCTGAAGGATGAGGAGACGAACGAACTCCCCGGCGCATCCGGCAAGAGCTAG
- a CDS encoding glycosyltransferase family 2 protein: MSSVAIPAPPPSTLRLRTRLQQTGIIIPTYNASPHWKQLQAALDRQGIAKEQILILDSSSSDNTAALAKRAGYLLKVIPLEQFQHGATRQLALAQLPWAETLVYLTQDAIPGKNSIQTLLRAFDDAEVGAAYGRQLPRPEADEIEAHARLFNYPPASDVRNFASREQLGFRAAFFSNSFAAYRRSALEEVGGFPTNTIVSEEVTVAARMLIAGWKLAYQAEATVIHSHPLTVRKEFSRYFDIGVHHGRESWLIEQFGGAGGEGLKFVASEMRFLAKNKASLIPLAVVRSASKWCAYKLGSHERHLPLWVKKRVSGQPNFWHSEDQGNGVPLALNLPADR, translated from the coding sequence ATGAGTTCTGTCGCAATTCCGGCCCCCCCCCCTTCAACTCTCCGGCTTCGTACCCGCCTTCAGCAGACCGGGATTATCATTCCTACCTATAATGCGAGTCCACATTGGAAGCAACTGCAAGCAGCGTTGGACCGCCAGGGGATTGCCAAAGAACAAATTCTTATCCTTGACTCCTCTTCTTCGGACAATACAGCGGCTCTGGCCAAGCGTGCAGGCTACTTGCTGAAGGTTATTCCTCTTGAGCAGTTTCAGCACGGTGCGACGCGCCAGTTGGCCCTGGCGCAACTGCCTTGGGCAGAGACCCTGGTATATCTCACGCAGGATGCAATTCCCGGTAAGAATTCAATTCAGACGCTGCTCCGGGCCTTCGATGATGCGGAGGTGGGTGCGGCTTATGGTCGGCAGTTACCTCGTCCAGAGGCAGATGAGATCGAGGCACACGCTCGTCTGTTCAATTATCCTCCGGCTTCGGATGTTCGCAACTTTGCCTCCCGTGAGCAACTCGGCTTCAGGGCGGCCTTCTTTTCCAATAGCTTCGCAGCTTATCGTCGCTCGGCTCTTGAGGAGGTCGGCGGATTTCCCACCAATACCATCGTTTCCGAAGAGGTTACAGTGGCGGCTCGGATGTTGATCGCCGGGTGGAAGCTGGCCTACCAGGCCGAAGCCACCGTGATTCACTCCCATCCACTGACGGTACGCAAGGAGTTTTCGCGTTACTTCGATATCGGGGTACATCATGGACGGGAGAGCTGGCTGATCGAACAATTTGGCGGAGCCGGTGGCGAGGGACTCAAGTTTGTGGCTTCGGAGATGCGGTTTCTCGCGAAGAATAAGGCCTCTCTTATTCCGCTTGCCGTAGTCCGGAGTGCCAGCAAATGGTGTGCCTACAAACTTGGGTCTCATGAGAGACACCTTCCGCTTTGGGTCAAAAAGAGGGTTTCCGGACAGCCTAACTTCTGGCATTCCGAGGATCAGGGGAATGGTGTACCCTTGGCTCTCAATCTGCCAGCTGATCGTTAG